The segment ATGAATCTACCAGCCGTCGTACTGGCGAATTGAATCTTGCCAGATAATAATACCATTTTCTATGAGAAAAATTAAACCATTCTTGACTTGTTGAGATCGCCCTTCTAGTTCGAGATCGAACCAACCCCCTCCTATTCCGTCTTGACCTAATAAAGCACCTACAATGTTAATTTTGAGATGGTACAAAGAAGCAAGTTGAGAAATGAAAGGTTGTTGATGATGCTTTTGAGGAATTTGAATT is part of the Gloeocapsa sp. PCC 73106 genome and harbors:
- a CDS encoding NIL domain-containing protein, producing the protein MNSPVLPTDLESDNRLIRRRVKIQIPQKHHQQPFISQLASLYHLKINIVGALLGQDGIGGGWFDLELEGRSQQVKNGLIFLIENGIIIWQDSIRQYDGW